A region from the Panicum hallii strain FIL2 chromosome 1, PHallii_v3.1, whole genome shotgun sequence genome encodes:
- the LOC112879920 gene encoding putative pentatricopeptide repeat-containing protein At3g01580: protein MPPLRKLLEAAAAASTPLAAAHLHAHLLRSGLLHSSHHLTAHVLESYTPGLARDLFDEIPCPTPRLANALLRAHLRARQWRAAILRVPRLRVRPDGFTFPLLLRACAMLPSLAHGRAVHAVAVRSCAASEDAFVAAAVVQMYARCGDMVGAVNAYGALEKSDVVLLTSVVTGYEQNGLAMGAMEFFARNVVGRGVVPTPVTLVSVISAAAQLGDAWNGRASHAYLVRNSLGYNLALMNAVLGFYVKIGDVQAARRLFEGMADKDVVTWSSMIKGYVQSGNAHEALRVYRGMVQVGVQPNSVTLVSILQACALAADVEEGKSIHHIAVNMGCELEVGVATALVDMYMKCSCHEEAMHLFHRMPNKDVVAWGAVISGLTQNGLPDESIQVFKCMLLDDHAPDAVTMVKVLNACSESGVARQAICLHGYLVRSGFDNKVFVTAALLDLYSKCGNLDSAIRVFESTTKKDVVLWSSMISGYGAHGLGQEAVALYQKMIASSIKPNSVTFISVLSACSHSGLVQEGRQIFDSMTRVYGVMPNPEHQSAMVDLLGRAGELQEAIKVIHEMDGRAVAHTWCALLAACREHNNTEMSEAVAENLLKLDPDHVGYYSLLANIYAFDEKWESVKETRDTVRGRGLHRMPGYSAVEVNNVVHTFTAGERPHQDQENIYTLLCDLSRKLRGEDCSFQLDTGLVFEDSALF, encoded by the coding sequence ATGCCACCACTCCGGAAGCTTCTAGAAGCGGCCGCTGCAGCCTCTACCCCTCTCGCCGCCGCGCACCTCCACGCCCACCTCCTCCGCTCAGGCCTCCTCCACTCCTCACACCACTTGACCGCGCACGTCCTCGAGTCGTACACCCCGGGCCTCGCCCGCGACCTATTCGACGAAATACCCTGCCCGACGCCGCGCCTCGCTAATGCGCTTCTCCGCGCCCACCTCCGCGCGCGGCAGTGGCGCGCCGCTATCCTCCGCGTTCCGCGGCTCCGAGTGCGCCCGGACGGCTTCACCTTCCCGCTCCTGCTCAGGGCCTGCGCCATGCTCCCGTCCCTCGCCCACGGCCGCGCCGTGCACGCGGTTGCCGTACGCTCTTGCGCCGCGTCCGAAGacgcctttgtcgctgcggcgGTCGTGCAGATGTACGCCAGGTGCGGAGACATGGTCGGGGCCGTCAACGCGTACGGCGCGTTGGAGAAGTCAGACGTTGTGCTCTTGACGTCCGTGGTGACTGGCTATGAACAGAACGGGCTGGCCATGGGGGCAATGGAGTTCTTTGCAAGGAACGTGGTTGGCCGGGGCGTTGTGCCAACTCCGGTCACGCTTGTGAGCGTGATTTCGGCAGCGGCACAGCTGGGGGATGCCTGGAATGGGCGGGCGTCCCACGCGTATCTTGTTAGGAACAGCTTGGGGTATAATCTAGCTCTAATGAATGCTGTTCTTGGGTTTTATGTGAAAATTGGTGATGTCCAGGCAGCTAGGAGGTTGTTTGAGGGAATGGCAGATAAGGATGTAGTTACTTGGAGTAGCATGATCAAAGGATATGTGCAATCAGGAAACGCACATGAGGCATTGAGGGTGTACAGGGGGATGGTTCAGGTGGGTGTCCAACCCAATTCTGTGACTTTGGTGAGTATTCTGCAGGCTTGCGCACTTGCTGCGGATGTTGAGGAAGGCAAGAGCATCCACCACATTGCTGTCAACATGGGTTGTGAACTTGAGGTGGGTGTTGCAACTGCGCTGGTTGATATGTACATGAAGTGCTCATGTCATGAGGAGGCGATGCACCTCTTCCATCGGATGCCAAACAAAGATGTGGTGGCTTGGGGTGCAGTCATTAGTGGCCTCACACAAAATGGTCTCCCTGATGAATCCATCCAAGTGTTCAAATGCATGTTATTGGATGATCATGCTCCTGATGCGGTCACAATGGTGAAGGTACTTAATGCATGCTCGGAATCTGGTGTTGCTCGCCAAGCTATCTGTCTCCATGGCTATTTGGTTAGAAGTGGTTTCGATAATAAGGTGTTTGTAACAGCTGCACTTCTTGATTTGTATTCAAAATGTGGAAACTTAGATAGCGCTATCAGGGTATTTGAAAGTACCACAAAAAAGGATGTTGTTCTGTGGAGTTCAATGATTTCTGGTTATGGAGCCCATGGCCTTGGTCAGGAAGCTGTTGCCTTGTACCAAAAGATGATTGCCTCATCAATTAAACCCAACAGTGTGACATTCATATCAGTGTTATCAGCATGCAGCCACTCTGGCCTGGTTCAGGAAGGAAGACAAATTTTTGATAGCATGACTCGAGTTTATGGAGTCATGCCAAATCCAGAGCATCAAAGTGCTATGGTTgatctccttgggcgggccgGTGAACTTCAAGAGGCCATAAAGGTCATTCATGAAATGGATGGGAGAGCTGTTGCTCATACTTGGTGTGCCTTGCTTGCCGCCTGCAGAGAACACAACAACACTGAGATGAGCGAAGCAGTTGCTGAGAACCTGCTCAAGCTGGATCCTGACCATGTTGGCTACTACAGTCTCTTGGCCAATATTTATGCATTTGATGAGAAGTGGGAGAGTGTAAAGGAGACAAGAGACACGGTGCGAGGTAGAGGTTTGCATAGAATGCCAGGTTACAGTGCAGTTGAGGTCAATAATGTAGTGCACACATTCACTGCTGGGGAGAGGCCTCACCAAGATCAGGAGAATATCTATACATTGCTCTGCGACCTGTCAAGAAAACTGAGAGGCGAGGACTGTTCCTTTCAACTAGACACTGGCTTAGTATTTGAGGATTCTGCTCTTTTCTGA
- the LOC112901724 gene encoding dof zinc finger protein DOF5.6-like yields MMAGAPPMHICMDSDWLKGIVPEEPGMGSSSPSAELIACPRPVHAAAADRRLRPQHDQPLKCPRCESTHTKFCYYNNYSLSQPRYFCKTCRRYWTKGGSLRNVPVGGGCRKNKRASAKKPAAPPMLQAHARQVAAETGLHLSFSGMQQLPPPPAAADPLCSLGLLDWKYDPILAGSGGAAGALDGASSEAHFAGAGMMGIPGGGECHALSALRYAAGLGEHLQLQGLPFGGRAEHDAVEMKPPAAERLLSLDWYGEASRAPESAISSLGALGLWSGMIGGAHQHHGSSAAI; encoded by the exons ATGATGGCCGGAGCACCGCCGATGCACATCTGCATGGACTCGGACTGGCTCAAG GGCATCGTCCCCGAGGAGCCCGGGATGGGGTCGTCGTCGCCATCGGCGGAGCTGATCGCGTGCCCGCGGCCGGtgcacgccgcggcggcggaccgGCGCCTGCGGCCGCAGCACGACCAGCCGCTCAAGTGCCCGCGGTGCGAGTCCACGCACACCAAGTTCTGCTACTACAACAACTACAGCCTCTCGCAGCCGCGCTACTTCTGCAAGACGTGCCGCCGCTACTGGACCAAGGGCGGCTCGCTCCGCAACGTCCCCGTCGGCGGAGGGTGCCGCAAGAACAAGCGCGCCAGCGCCAAGaagcccgccgcgccgccgatgCTGCAGGCGCACGCGCGGCAggtggccgcggagaccggCCTCCACCTGTCCTTCTCGGGCATGCAGCAgctgccgcccccgcccgccgcggcggaCCCGCTATGCAGCCTCGGCCTCCTGGACTGGAAGTACGACCCTATCCTTGCAGGatccggcggcgcggccggcgcgcTGGACGGCGCCAGCTCCGAGGCGCACTTCGCGGGGGCAGGCATGATGGGCatccccggcggcggcgagtgCCACGCGCTGAGCGCGCTCCGGTACGCGGCCGGCCTGGGCGAGCACTTGCAGCTGCAGGGGCTGCCGTTCGGGGGGCGCGCCGAGCACGACGCCGTGGAGATGaagccgccggcggcggagaggctGCTGTCGCTGGACTGGTACGGCGAGGCGAGCCGCGCGCCGGAGAGCGCCATCAGCTCGCTGGGCGCGCTGGGCCTGTGGAGCGGCATGATCGGCGGCGCGCACCAGCACCACGGCTCCTCCGCGGCCATCTGA
- the LOC112876454 gene encoding uncharacterized protein LOC112876454: MASLPDPTVYYPTSSSNAILRAHPSTAAASRGSFGPVFAVLAVIAFLAVAACVVGRLCGRRLSRRKAADHDPYGCDAVGGDLEKGFEVRYPAAMKPMASSRAMIHDIDDGFEIKFAPGKPAAWKSDGKADSKGRHHQQHQQHQVHHQPQLVGMMPKGCAVPKEYAGFRYPADAVVRQGQIRGGAFIPAKPPST; encoded by the coding sequence ATGGCTTCTTTGCCTGACCCCACGGTGTACTACCCCACCTCCTCGTCCAACGCCATCCTGCGCGCGCACCCGTCCACCGCCGCGGCGTCCAGGGGTTCGTTCGGCCCGGTCTTCGCCGTGCTCGCGGTGATCGCCTTCCTGGCCGTGGCCGCCTGCGTCGTGGGGCGGCTCTGCGGCCGCCGGCTCTCCAGGAGGAAGGCCGCCGACCACGACCCCTACGGCTGCGACGCCGTCGGCGGCGACCTGGAGAAGGGCTTCGAGGTCAGGTACCCGGCGGCGATGAAGCCCATGGCGAGCTCCCGcgccatgatccacgacatcgaCGACGGCTTCGAGATCAAGTTCGCGCCGGGGAAGCCCGCGGCGTGGAAGAGCGACGGCAAGGCCGACAGCAAGGGgcgccaccaccagcagcaccagcagcatCAGGTCCATCATCAGCCGCAGCTTGTTGGCATGATGCCCAAAGGCTGCGCCGTGCCCAAGGAGTACGCGGGATTCAGGTATCCCGCGGACGCCGTGGTCCGGCAGGGGCAAATAAGGGGCGGCGCATTCATCCCAGCAAAGCCACCTAGTACATGA
- the LOC112876465 gene encoding universal stress protein A-like protein has protein sequence MADSSAPTRVMMAVNESSLKGYPHPSISCRTAFDWTLSKLVRSNPGGFHFLFLHVQVPDEDGFDDMDSIYASPADFDQMKQRDKIRGLHLLEYFVNQCHQIGIKCEAWIRHGDPKEVICSEVKRVQPDLLVVGSRGLGPFQRVFVGTVSEFCVKHAECPVITIKRKATEAPQDPIDD, from the exons ATGGCGGATTCTTCGGCGCCGACGCGGGTGATGATGGCGGTGAACGAATCGTCGCTCAAGGGCTACCCGCACCCCTCCATCAGCTGCCGCACTGCCTTCGACTGGACGCTCTCCAAGCTTGTCCGCTCCAACCCCGGCGGCTTCCACTTCCTCTTCCTCCATGTCCAGGTCCCCGATGAGGACG GATTTGATGACATGGATAGCATCTATGCGTCACCGGCGGACTTCGACCAAATGAAACAGAGAGACAAGATAAGAGGGCTTCACTTGCTTGAGTACTTTGTAAACCAATGCCATCAGATAGGG ATAAAATGCGAGGCATGGATCAGACATGGGGATCCAAAGGAGGTTATCTGCAGCGAGGTGAAGAGAGTCCAGCCTGACCTTCTAGTTGTGGGAAGTAGGGGCCTTGGGCCATTTCAGAG GGTTTTCGTGGGCACAGTGAGCGAGTTCTGTGTTAAGCATGCAGAATGCCCCGTCATCACCATCAAAAGGAAGGCTACTGAAGCGCCGCAGGACCCCATCGACGATTGA
- the LOC112872502 gene encoding carbamoyl-phosphate synthase small chain, chloroplastic yields MAAHPATASAPSRCLSGARPRCADHRSPSSLAVAAPPAGLRPCGSRALRVRAEVASGVQGASVVDDGVERPWKLSDARLVLEDGSVWKAKSFGASGTQVGEVVFNTSLTGYQEILTDPSYAGQFVLMTNPHIGNTGVNPDDEESNQCFLGGLIIRNLSICTSNWRCKETLEEYLIKRNIMGIYDVDTRAITRRLREDGSLIGVLSTDQSRTDDELLEMAKKWKIVGVDLISGVTCDAPYEWSDKTDSEWEFKKDQSSATFHVVAYDFGIKHNILRRLTSYGCKITVVPANWPASEVLKMKPDGVLFSNGPGDPAAVPYAVKTVKEIIGKVPVFGICMGHQLIGQALGGKTFKMKFGHHGGNHPVCDLRSGRVDISAQNHNYAVDPESLPEGAKVTHINLNDNSCAGLQYPKMKLMSLQYHPESSPGPHDSDTAFSEFIELMKSNRL; encoded by the exons ATGGCGGCGCATCCAGCCACGGCCTCCGCGCCTTCCCGGTGCCTCTCCGGCGCCCGGCCGCGCTGCGCCGATCACCGCAGCCCCAGCTCGCTCGCCGTCGCGGCGCCTCCGGCTGGGCTCCGGCCATGCGGGAGCCGCGCCCTCCGCGTCCGTGCTGAG GTTGCCAGTGGCGTGCAGGGTGCCAGCGTGGTGGACGATGGGG TGGAGAGGCCATGGAAGCTGAGTGATGCTCGCCTTGTTCTGGAAGATGGTTCTGTGTGGAAGGCCAAGTCTTTTGGTGCTTCAGGAACGCAAGTTGGTGAAGTTGTTTTCAACACGTCATTGACAGG CTATCAGGAAATTTTGACGGACCCGAGCTATGCTGGTCAATTTGTCCTGATGACCAATCCCCATATTGGGAACACTGGTGTTAATCCTG ATGATGAAGAATCTAACCAATGTTTCCTTGGTGGCCTAATCATAAGAAATCTAAGTATATG TACTTCCAACTGGCGATGCAAAGAAACACTTGAAGAGTATCTGATTAAGAGGAACATTATGGGAATAT aTGATGTGGATACACGTGCCATAACACGGAGGTTAAGAGAAGATGGTAGTCTTATTGGTGTCTTGAGTACTGATCAATCTCGGACAGATGATGAGCTATTGGAAATGGCCAAGAAGTGGAAAATTGTTG GAGTTGATTTGATTAGTGGTGTCACATGTGATGCTCCATATGAATGGTCAGACAAAACCGATTCAGAATGGGAGTTCAAGAAAGATCAGTCGAGTGCAACTTTTCAT GTGGTTGCTTATGATTTTGGGATCAAACATAATATTTTGAGACGCTTGACATCATATGGATGCAAGATAACTGTTGTTCCAGCGAATTGGCCTGCTTCCGAGGTACTTAAGATGAAGCCTGATGGTGTTCTTTTTAGCAATGGTCCTGGAGATCCAGCTGCGGTCCCCTATGCTGTGAAGACAGTAAAAGAAATCATTGGGAAGGTTCCTGTGTTTGGCATCTGTATGGGCCACCAATTGATTGGGCAGGCTCTTGGTGGGAAGACATTCAAAATGAAATTTGGTCATCATGGGGGGAATCACCCTGTTTGTGATCTCCGGAGTGGACGTGTGGACATAAGTGCACAG AACCATAACTACGCAGTTGACCCAGAATCACTTCCAGAAGGAGCGAAAGTAACCCACATCAATCTCAACGACAATAGCTGTGCTGGCCTTCAGTACCCCAAAATGAAGCTTATGTCTCTCCAGTACCATCCCGAGTCTTCACCAGGGCCACATGACTCTGACACGG CCTTCAGTGAATTTATAGAGCTCATGAAGAGCAACAGATTGTGA